A stretch of DNA from Anopheles nili chromosome 2, idAnoNiliSN_F5_01, whole genome shotgun sequence:
GAACCACAATGGGCCGTTGTAGGAGACACGTTTCCGGTCGGATGTGAATGGGGTCCGAGCATCGTGTACCGGGAGGATAGTTTCATCGATAACCCGGATGGTGAAAACCCCAAATACAAGTGAGTTAAAAAGTAACCCTAAAATTACTTTTTGAAAAGTATGCCAATGCATTTTCACAGCACAAGAAATGGAATGTACGAGCCTAACTGCGGATTAGAGCAGCTGACCATGTCTTGGGGGCACGATGAATATTTGTATCGAGTATTGAAACATAATGGCAGTACCCTGCCTGAGCAAGCATTGCATATGATTCGTTATCATTCGTTCTACCCGTGGCACTCTGGCGGAGACTACCATCATCTGACGAACGAGAAGGACGAACAAACTAAGCAATGGGTCTTGATGTTCAAGTAAGAGGACTTGTATAAGACCTAATGTAAACTAGCTTTGACTATAATGTGTCATTATTCTCCTTTCAGCCGCTACGATCTCTATACTAAATCTACGACTCTACCGGATATTGATTCACTATGGCCATACTATCAGAGTCTGATCAACAAATATTGTCCGGGGGAGCTagagttttaaaattaacGGCATGATTCCGAATGTATGGTAGGCTGAAATGAAAGTCCTGGAAATATCGTAATATatggagaaaaataatataattaaaaaatgattaaaataaaaccatgatGCAAATGATAGAAATGATATATAAATGCAAAAATTTATCTGTTGAACATTTACCTAGAAACAATGTTTGCTAAAGCCTAGTTGTAATGTTTATATCTTCCCATACCATTTTCTGTGATGAATAAATCAATCTTTAATGCAACGTACCGTTTGTTAAAAATTTTGgatgttaaataaaaaaatatcaaacaatTCGTATTGATCGTACTGTTTTTTCCCTTATATTCGTATCAtagtttatatatatatcttcGAGTGAGTTTGACATCCCTGCTT
This window harbors:
- the LOC128721140 gene encoding inositol oxygenase; this encodes MRIIIEERPNVLDVSELLRPEPKFVDKEVSKFRDYTVDESDPLKERVRRTYKLMHTHQTVDFVKGRHAEWLKFDHFKATIRQALEKLNDLVDESDPDLDLPNIVHAFQTAERAREEFPELDWLHLTGLIHDLGKVMAFYGEPQWAVVGDTFPVGCEWGPSIVYREDSFIDNPDGENPKYNTRNGMYEPNCGLEQLTMSWGHDEYLYRVLKHNGSTLPEQALHMIRYHSFYPWHSGGDYHHLTNEKDEQTKQWVLMFNRYDLYTKSTTLPDIDSLWPYYQSLINKYCPGELEF